In one Paramisgurnus dabryanus chromosome 21, PD_genome_1.1, whole genome shotgun sequence genomic region, the following are encoded:
- the mrgbp gene encoding MRG/MORF4L-binding protein isoform X3, translated as MGEAENVPSDEKQAESGICTADESVIWSQEVEVCLFHAMLGHKPVGVNRHFHMICIRDKFSQNIGRQVSSKVIWDHLSTMYDMQALHESEILPFPNSEKSFMLPEEIIQDVKEGKVGSEDDVKEEVKEESDPPATHEEGLGPSVAGQDFARYGQKKTFRSVPPKLQLELSTDQLITKGLCRQPSETSDHAAIPR; from the exons ATGGGGGAAGCGGAGAATGTGCCATCGGACGAAAAACAAGCAGAATCCGGCATATGTACCGCTGATGAATCGGTTATATGGAGTCAAGAAGTCGAAGTGTGTCTTTTTCACGCCATGTTGGGTCATAAACCTGTAG GTGTGAATCGTCATTTCCACATGATCTGTATTCGTGATAAATTCAGTCAGAATATCGGCAGACAAGTGTCATCCAAAGTCATCTGGGATCATCTCAGCACCATGTATGACATGCAGGCGCTG CACGAGTCAGAAATCCTCCCCTTTCCAAACTCCgagaaaagcttcatgctgcctGAAGAGATCATACAAGATGTCAAAGAAG GTAAAGTAGGATCTGAAGATGATGTTAAAGAGGAAGTCAAAGAAGAGAGTGACCCTCCAGCTACCCATGAAGAAg GTCTGGGTCCCAGTGTGGCTGGCCAGGATTTTGCGAGGTATGGACAGAAGAAAACGTTTCGCTCTGTTCCTCCAAAACTCCAGCTTGAGCTCAGTACAGACCAGCTCATTACCAAAGGCCTCTGTAGACAACCTTCAGAGACCTCTGACCAT GCAGCAATTCCTCGGTAA
- the mrgbp gene encoding MRG/MORF4L-binding protein isoform X2, with protein MGEAENVPSDEKQAESGICTADESVIWSQEVEVCLFHAMLGHKPVGVNRHFHMICIRDKFSQNIGRQVSSKVIWDHLSTMYDMQALHESEILPFPNSEKSFMLPEEIIQDVKEGKVGSEDDVKEEVKEESDPPATHEEGSNSSVKASEKSGSGREKEKERTEKGGSGETGSGSSKDTAGEKRKRSRAVEKVMNSNNPSSPGGAKRRRT; from the exons ATGGGGGAAGCGGAGAATGTGCCATCGGACGAAAAACAAGCAGAATCCGGCATATGTACCGCTGATGAATCGGTTATATGGAGTCAAGAAGTCGAAGTGTGTCTTTTTCACGCCATGTTGGGTCATAAACCTGTAG GTGTGAATCGTCATTTCCACATGATCTGTATTCGTGATAAATTCAGTCAGAATATCGGCAGACAAGTGTCATCCAAAGTCATCTGGGATCATCTCAGCACCATGTATGACATGCAGGCGCTG CACGAGTCAGAAATCCTCCCCTTTCCAAACTCCgagaaaagcttcatgctgcctGAAGAGATCATACAAGATGTCAAAGAAG GTAAAGTAGGATCTGAAGATGATGTTAAAGAGGAAGTCAAAGAAGAGAGTGACCCTCCAGCTACCCATGAAGAAg GCAGCAATTCCTCGGTAAAGGCGTCGGAGAAATCGGGCAGCGggcgagagaaagagaaagagcgGACCGAGAAGGGGGGCTCAGGTGAGACGGGCAGCGGGTCGTCGAAAGACACAGCCGGGGAAAAGCGAAAGAGGAGCAGAGCTGTGGAGAAGGTGATGAACTCCAACAACCCCTCCAGCCCAGGAGGCGCCAAGCGCCGCAGGACGTAG
- the mrgbp gene encoding MRG/MORF4L-binding protein isoform X1, which produces MGEAENVPSDEKQAESGICTADESVIWSQEVEVCLFHAMLGHKPVGVNRHFHMICIRDKFSQNIGRQVSSKVIWDHLSTMYDMQALHESEILPFPNSEKSFMLPEEIIQDVKEGKVGSEDDVKEEVKEESDPPATHEEGLGPSVAGQDFARYGQKKTFRSVPPKLQLELSTDQLITKGLCRQPSETSDHQFLGKGVGEIGQRARERERADREGGLR; this is translated from the exons ATGGGGGAAGCGGAGAATGTGCCATCGGACGAAAAACAAGCAGAATCCGGCATATGTACCGCTGATGAATCGGTTATATGGAGTCAAGAAGTCGAAGTGTGTCTTTTTCACGCCATGTTGGGTCATAAACCTGTAG GTGTGAATCGTCATTTCCACATGATCTGTATTCGTGATAAATTCAGTCAGAATATCGGCAGACAAGTGTCATCCAAAGTCATCTGGGATCATCTCAGCACCATGTATGACATGCAGGCGCTG CACGAGTCAGAAATCCTCCCCTTTCCAAACTCCgagaaaagcttcatgctgcctGAAGAGATCATACAAGATGTCAAAGAAG GTAAAGTAGGATCTGAAGATGATGTTAAAGAGGAAGTCAAAGAAGAGAGTGACCCTCCAGCTACCCATGAAGAAg GTCTGGGTCCCAGTGTGGCTGGCCAGGATTTTGCGAGGTATGGACAGAAGAAAACGTTTCGCTCTGTTCCTCCAAAACTCCAGCTTGAGCTCAGTACAGACCAGCTCATTACCAAAGGCCTCTGTAGACAACCTTCAGAGACCTCTGACCAT CAATTCCTCGGTAAAGGCGTCGGAGAAATCGGGCAGCGggcgagagaaagagaaagagcgGACCGAGAAGGGGGGCTCAGGTGA